A window from Gossypium raimondii isolate GPD5lz chromosome 7, ASM2569854v1, whole genome shotgun sequence encodes these proteins:
- the LOC105791363 gene encoding CAX-interacting protein 4 produces MPATAGRVRMPANNRVHSSAALQTHGIWQSAIGYDPYAPNKDDSKNSSSQMTAAAEPDGENAYASFQGLLALARITGSNADEARGACKKCGRVGHLTFQCKNFVSLKESKEKDPEAIQAAVLNGLDKLKGGKLNGKKEMESEEEEDEESESSDSDVDSDIERIIAERSGKKVSRKGKKSSKKKKMSDEDDSSESDYGERKKKRGRSKKRSSRKRGISDSDDEDEGRRKRRKEKRKKRDDSSDEDDDHHRRHRKRKSRKEKRRRRSHRHSDDSESSDVSDDPGKRHRRKSQRHESLSGSDVSGSDDSRVGRGAKRSEKRSRKRHHEDDE; encoded by the coding sequence ATGCCGGCCACCGCAGGGAGGGTTCGAATGCCCGCGAACAACCGGGTGCATAGTAGCGCCGCCTTGCAAACCCACGGGATTTGGCAAAGTGCAATCGGGTATGACCCTTATGCTCCTAATAAAGAtgattcaaaaaattcatcGAGTCAGATGACTGCCGCTGCTGAACCCGATGGTGAAAACGCATACGCTAGCTTTCAAGGGCTTCTAGCCCTTGCCCGGATCACGGGTTCGAATGCAGATGAGGCTCGTGGAGCTTGTAAGAAGTGTGGGCGTGTTGGTCACCTTACTTTTCAGTGCAAGAATTTCGTGAGTTTGAAGGAGAGTAAGGAGAAAGACCCTGAAGCGATCCAGGCTGCGGTTTTGAATGGACTTGATAAGTTGAAAGGAGGGAAACTGAATGGGAAAAAGGAGATGGAGAGTGAAGAAGAGGAGGACGAGGAGAGTGAGAGTTCGGACTCTGATGTGGATTCGGATATTGAGAGGATTATTGCTGAAAGATCTGGGAAGAAGGTTTCTAGGAAAGGGAAGAAATcatcaaagaagaagaagatgagtGATGAGGATGATAGCTCTGAATCCGATTATGgggagagaaagaaaaagagagggaGGTCAAAGAAAAGGAGTAGTAGGAAGAGAGGAATTAGTGATTCTGATGATGAGGATGAAGGTAGGAGGAAGAggaggaaagaaaagagaaagaagagggATGATTCTTCGGACGAGGATGATGATCATCATCGTCGTCATAGGAAAAGAAAGAGTAGGAAGGAGAAGAGGAGAAGGAGAAGTCATAGGCATTCTGATGATTCTGAATCATCGGATGTGTCTGATGATCCTGGTAAACGACATAGGAGGAAGAGCCAAAGGCATGAATCCCTCTCTGGTTCTGATGTTAGTGGTTCGGATGATTCTCGGGTTGGAAGGGGTGCAAAGAGGTCTGAGAAGAGGAGCAGGAAACGCCATCACGAAGATGATGAGTAG
- the LOC105791378 gene encoding outer envelope pore protein 16, chloroplastic isoform X1 — protein sequence MPSTRFLGSLSTPRVDITIDTGNLFFNHALEGFLKIGSVAATRSIAEDSFKAINGGKLSKHCLERSLKKMCKEGAYWGSVAGVYVGMEYGVGRIRGTWDWKNAMIGGALTGALVSAATNNNKDQIVSDALTGGAVATASVLLNYLT from the exons ATGCCATCAACTAGGTTTTTAGGTTCATTGTCAACACCAAGGGTTGATATTACAATTGACACTGGCAATCTTTTCTTCAATCACGCTCTAGAGGGTTTCTTGAAGATTGGATCT gtTGCAGCTACGAGGTCAATTGCAGAAGATTCATTTAAAGCTATCAATGGAG GGAAGCTATCAAAACACTGTTTGGAGCGCTCT CTCAAGAAGATGTGTAAAGAGGGTGCTTACTGGG GAAGTGTAGCTGGAGTATATGTGGGAATGGAGTATGGGGTAGGGAGGATCCGAGGCACTTGGGACTGG AAGAATGCCATGATCGGAGGTGCCCTAACAGGAGCTCTTGTCTCTGCGGCGACCAACAATAACAAAGACCAGATCGTGTCGGATGCACTTACAGGAGGTGCTGTTGCAACTGCCTCAGTGCTCCTTAATTATCTCACATGA
- the LOC105791378 gene encoding outer envelope pore protein 16, chloroplastic isoform X2, whose protein sequence is MPSTRFLGSLSTPRVDITIDTGNLFFNHALEGFLKIGSVAATRSIAEDSFKAINGGKLSKHCLERSLKKMCKEGAYWGSVAGVYVGMEYGVGRIRGTWDWVCSPRYKECHDRRCPNRSSCLCGDQQ, encoded by the exons ATGCCATCAACTAGGTTTTTAGGTTCATTGTCAACACCAAGGGTTGATATTACAATTGACACTGGCAATCTTTTCTTCAATCACGCTCTAGAGGGTTTCTTGAAGATTGGATCT gtTGCAGCTACGAGGTCAATTGCAGAAGATTCATTTAAAGCTATCAATGGAG GGAAGCTATCAAAACACTGTTTGGAGCGCTCT CTCAAGAAGATGTGTAAAGAGGGTGCTTACTGGG GAAGTGTAGCTGGAGTATATGTGGGAATGGAGTATGGGGTAGGGAGGATCCGAGGCACTTGGGACTGGGTATGTTCACCACGCTACA AAGAATGCCATGATCGGAGGTGCCCTAACAGGAGCTCTTGTCTCTGCGGCGACCAACAATAA